The following are encoded in a window of Paenibacillaceae bacterium GAS479 genomic DNA:
- a CDS encoding glycerophosphoryl diester phosphodiesterase, producing MRNPCVAHRGWSGLAPENTLVALRMAAEAPDIEWAEIDVQLSADNVPILLHDRKLRRTTNGGGVEPGQRTAEQLSRLDAGGWFSSSYRGEKLPTLEEALRETGDRLRFNIELKHYGATRPLEEKVLEIVYRTGMERRSIFTSFSRSVLRRLKELDAAAETGFITDSWSRGLPDELHQLGCSLLSIDHLSLNRDRLKLLRQEGIRTMAWTLNDYRQIRRYALMDPGLMICTNYPERWRDALRSLPQPNEAPQGPDGLSPSWPDRTKHSRD from the coding sequence TTGAGAAACCCATGCGTCGCTCATCGTGGATGGTCAGGGTTAGCCCCTGAAAATACGCTTGTAGCGCTGCGGATGGCCGCTGAAGCTCCGGACATCGAATGGGCCGAGATCGATGTGCAGCTGTCAGCGGATAACGTGCCGATCTTGCTTCATGACCGCAAGCTGCGCCGTACGACGAACGGTGGGGGAGTGGAGCCTGGCCAGCGTACCGCTGAGCAGCTTAGCAGGCTGGATGCAGGGGGCTGGTTTTCCTCCAGTTATCGGGGGGAGAAGCTGCCCACACTCGAAGAAGCGCTTCGGGAAACCGGGGACCGGCTTCGCTTTAATATTGAGCTCAAACATTATGGAGCGACCCGGCCTTTGGAAGAAAAGGTGCTTGAGATCGTCTATCGTACAGGCATGGAGAGAAGAAGCATCTTCACTTCATTCAGCCGATCCGTGCTGCGGCGTTTGAAGGAGTTAGATGCTGCGGCGGAAACCGGTTTTATTACCGATAGCTGGAGCAGAGGCCTGCCGGACGAGTTGCACCAGCTTGGCTGCAGCTTACTGTCAATTGACCATCTCTCCCTGAATCGGGACCGACTGAAGCTGCTGCGACAAGAGGGGATTCGGACGATGGCCTGGACGCTGAATGATTATCGACAAATCCGCCGGTATGCACTCATGGACCCGGGGCTGATGATCTGCACCAATTATCCCGAGCGTTGGCGAGATGCGCTGCGCAGCCTGCCTCAGCCGAATGAAGCCCCGCAAGGGCCGGACGGCTTAAGTCCGTCCTGGCCTGACCGAACAAAGCACAGTCGGGACTAA
- a CDS encoding poly-gamma-glutamate synthesis protein (capsule biosynthesis protein): protein MYRNRTEARQQERRKKKRTMRRLLLLNLTLLALIIGVGGMYIYASWSPEEGAVASSETSGSNMPPAESSVAPSTLPYSSPSSEPTPSLAPTPSPSVSPSPSAGAVEEPSTEPSDSPSPSAAPTATPTPSASPEEESSINPPDSGGHGWSGLTPQDGSTIQLAFTGDILLASKVAGLMDSKGLDYPFTGVEQYLSKPDLTAGNLETPITTKGKPAQDKQYVFKGKPDYLKPLKKAGFDVVTLANNHTLDQGQEGLLDTMKYLDEADLPHVGGGRNDKEAYAPVILEREGIKVAYVGVSRVLPTVDWKAGPNKAGVAEAYDPARTESAIRAARSKADLVVVMVHWGRERADQPVDHQKLLARKFIDAGADLIIGSHPHVLQGFELYKGKWIAYSLGNFIFTSNSNSNTSESGVLDAVCSKDGRCGLKFRPMKIVQSRPQPVQGKQLEAQLKRLNSISKAAYIETDGTVKAR, encoded by the coding sequence TTGTATCGCAATCGTACTGAGGCCAGACAGCAGGAACGCAGAAAAAAGAAGCGAACCATGCGAAGGCTATTACTCCTTAACTTAACGCTGCTTGCTCTAATTATTGGTGTAGGTGGCATGTATATTTACGCCAGTTGGTCGCCTGAAGAGGGGGCAGTTGCCAGTAGTGAAACGAGCGGCAGCAATATGCCGCCAGCCGAGTCGAGTGTAGCTCCATCAACGCTGCCGTATTCCTCGCCTTCTTCTGAACCGACACCGTCTTTGGCGCCGACTCCATCGCCGTCAGTGAGTCCATCTCCATCAGCTGGAGCTGTTGAGGAGCCATCTACGGAGCCGTCAGATTCACCTTCTCCTTCGGCAGCTCCGACAGCGACCCCTACGCCGTCTGCCAGCCCGGAAGAGGAGAGTTCAATTAATCCACCGGATTCCGGCGGACATGGCTGGAGCGGCCTGACTCCACAGGATGGCTCAACGATTCAACTGGCTTTCACGGGAGATATTTTATTGGCTTCCAAAGTAGCCGGATTAATGGACAGTAAGGGGCTGGACTACCCGTTCACTGGTGTGGAGCAGTATTTGTCCAAGCCTGATCTCACAGCAGGCAATCTAGAGACGCCGATTACGACAAAAGGTAAGCCCGCACAGGACAAACAGTACGTATTCAAAGGTAAGCCTGATTACTTGAAGCCTTTGAAGAAAGCCGGCTTTGACGTCGTAACTCTCGCCAACAACCATACGCTTGATCAAGGCCAGGAAGGGCTCCTCGACACGATGAAATATCTGGATGAAGCCGACCTTCCGCATGTAGGTGGCGGCCGCAATGACAAGGAGGCTTATGCTCCCGTCATATTGGAGAGAGAAGGCATCAAGGTTGCCTATGTCGGCGTCAGCCGGGTATTGCCGACTGTAGATTGGAAAGCCGGACCGAATAAAGCTGGTGTTGCAGAGGCATATGACCCGGCTCGCACCGAGTCAGCCATCCGGGCAGCGAGATCAAAAGCGGATCTCGTCGTGGTCATGGTCCATTGGGGCAGAGAAAGGGCCGACCAGCCAGTCGATCATCAAAAGTTGCTGGCAAGGAAATTCATCGACGCAGGAGCCGATCTGATTATCGGATCACATCCTCATGTGCTGCAAGGCTTTGAGCTGTACAAGGGCAAGTGGATCGCATATAGCTTAGGCAATTTTATTTTTACTTCCAATTCTAATTCCAACACAAGTGAAAGTGGAGTGCTGGACGCGGTATGCTCCAAGGATGGGCGCTGCGGACTCAAATTCCGACCGATGAAAATTGTCCAATCCCGCCCTCAGCCTGTGCAAGGCAAACAGTTGGAGGCACAGCTCAAGAGGCTGAATAGCATTAGCAAAGCGGCATACATAGAGACCGATGGGACGGTGAAAGCCCGTTGA
- a CDS encoding protoporphyrinogen oxidase, whose product MTAGKKPVIAVVGAGLTGLSTAFYLQKQAKELGRKADIVLLEASDRLGGRIETLRKDGFTIEKGPDSFLARKHAILELTKDLGLLDELVSTNPKAAKTYIYQGGRLHPMPPKLGLGVPADMASFLKTELLDIDAKFRVSMDLMNPVRPNDGSDESVGGFLERRFGPDMVDRISEPLLAGIYAGDLYKLSLAATFPQFRKAELEHGSVIRGLRAPKSEAAVAASMLPDYVPAAARNGMFMTYRGGLRTLVDGLDRALHGVERRMNTSIRSIRKVEDERETGSYALEVNGERETGSYALEVNGRRETASYVLELDGGGSLEVDAVVVTAPSGIAANLLQPLTDVTALRAVNYVSVANVVMAFKASDIAGMEFDGSGFLVPRSEGRTITACTWTSSKWLHSSPEDHVLLRCYVGRSGAEEGAMLPDAELLAAVRRDVRDTMGIEAEPLFTEITRLHHSMPQYPVGHMGAIAALRADMHRDCPGIFATGAAFDGVGLPDCIRQGREAAREIWSILD is encoded by the coding sequence ATGACGGCGGGCAAAAAGCCCGTTATTGCCGTCGTTGGAGCCGGTCTGACTGGCCTCAGCACCGCTTTCTACTTGCAGAAACAGGCCAAGGAGCTGGGGCGGAAGGCCGATATCGTACTTCTGGAGGCGAGCGATCGGCTTGGCGGACGTATCGAGACGCTGCGTAAGGACGGGTTTACGATTGAAAAAGGACCAGACTCTTTTTTGGCGCGCAAACATGCCATTCTGGAGCTGACGAAGGATCTCGGGCTGCTGGATGAGCTGGTATCAACCAATCCGAAGGCAGCCAAAACCTATATCTATCAAGGAGGCCGCTTGCATCCAATGCCGCCCAAGCTGGGGCTTGGCGTGCCTGCTGATATGGCTTCTTTTTTGAAAACAGAGCTGCTCGACATCGATGCGAAATTCCGGGTATCCATGGACCTCATGAATCCAGTCCGCCCGAATGATGGAAGCGATGAGTCCGTCGGTGGTTTCCTGGAGCGGCGCTTCGGACCCGATATGGTAGACCGGATCAGTGAACCGCTGCTTGCTGGCATATATGCAGGGGATTTGTACAAGCTGAGTCTGGCAGCAACGTTCCCGCAATTCAGAAAAGCGGAACTGGAACACGGCAGCGTAATTCGTGGTTTGAGAGCGCCAAAGTCGGAAGCGGCTGTAGCTGCATCTATGCTGCCGGATTATGTCCCTGCTGCAGCACGCAACGGGATGTTCATGACGTACAGAGGAGGCCTGCGCACGCTGGTCGACGGCCTGGACAGGGCGCTCCACGGCGTAGAGCGGCGGATGAACACGTCGATCCGCTCTATTCGTAAAGTGGAAGATGAGCGTGAGACGGGCTCATATGCGCTTGAGGTGAATGGCGAGCGTGAGACGGGCTCATATGCGCTTGAGGTGAATGGCAGGCGTGAGACGGCGTCATATGTGCTTGAGCTGGATGGCGGCGGCTCGCTTGAGGTAGACGCGGTTGTTGTTACTGCACCGAGCGGAATTGCAGCGAATTTACTCCAGCCGCTGACCGATGTAACGGCTTTGCGTGCTGTGAATTATGTATCGGTTGCTAATGTTGTCATGGCTTTCAAAGCTTCAGATATTGCGGGAATGGAATTTGATGGCTCCGGATTCCTTGTGCCGAGATCGGAGGGGCGAACGATTACGGCCTGCACCTGGACTTCGTCCAAGTGGTTGCATAGCAGCCCTGAGGACCATGTGCTGCTGCGTTGTTATGTGGGCAGATCCGGCGCCGAGGAAGGCGCAATGTTACCGGACGCAGAGCTGCTTGCTGCTGTTCGCCGCGATGTACGCGACACGATGGGCATTGAAGCAGAGCCGCTGTTCACGGAAATTACACGGCTGCATCATTCCATGCCGCAGTATCCGGTCGGGCATATGGGGGCAATTGCTGCGCTGCGGGCCGATATGCATCGCGATTGTCCGGGCATTTTTGCAACAGGAGCGGCATTCGACGGCGTTGGCCTACCGGACTGCATCCGTCAGGGACGCGAGGCGGCCAGGGAAATTTGGTCAATTCTGGACTGA
- a CDS encoding ferrochelatase, protein MSNDAIGVLVMSYGTPESLDSVEEYYTHIRRGNAPSPEQLKELVDRYEEIAGGVFPLRENTDRQVSSLQDKLDTVEPGRYRCYQGLKHARPYIEDGVQRMAQDGIKRAVGIVLAPHFSTMSVASYNKRAMQEAEKHGIEMSCVDSYHLHPSLIQALAERVRDGIDAVSAKADGAEVKVLFSAHSLPVRIRQVGDPYEEQLLETSRAVAEAAGAGSWQFTWQSAGRTNEPWLGPDIMETMSSLTEEGEKALLAAPVGFVSDHLEVLYDLDIEAMAHAERLGISFGRIRMLNSDPLYMETLADSIREAAAKLPS, encoded by the coding sequence ATGTCTAACGATGCAATCGGCGTTCTGGTTATGTCCTATGGCACGCCGGAGAGCCTAGATTCTGTCGAGGAATATTACACGCATATTCGCCGTGGCAACGCACCTTCCCCTGAGCAGCTTAAAGAGCTGGTGGATCGTTATGAGGAGATCGCTGGGGGAGTATTCCCCTTGCGCGAGAATACCGACCGCCAGGTCAGCAGCCTGCAGGATAAGCTGGATACCGTTGAACCGGGCCGCTATCGGTGTTATCAGGGGTTGAAGCATGCTCGTCCTTACATCGAGGACGGTGTGCAAAGGATGGCGCAGGACGGCATTAAGCGAGCTGTCGGCATCGTGCTTGCCCCTCATTTTTCTACGATGAGTGTGGCCAGCTACAACAAACGCGCTATGCAGGAAGCCGAGAAACATGGGATTGAGATGAGCTGCGTTGATTCCTATCATCTGCATCCTAGTTTGATTCAGGCGCTGGCCGAGCGCGTGCGGGACGGAATCGATGCTGTATCGGCCAAAGCCGACGGCGCCGAGGTGAAAGTGCTGTTCAGCGCTCATAGTCTTCCCGTACGGATTCGCCAAGTTGGCGATCCTTATGAAGAGCAGCTGCTGGAAACGTCGCGAGCTGTCGCAGAAGCGGCAGGGGCCGGGAGCTGGCAATTCACTTGGCAGAGCGCGGGACGTACAAACGAGCCTTGGCTCGGTCCGGATATTATGGAGACGATGAGCTCGCTTACCGAAGAGGGAGAAAAGGCGCTGCTGGCTGCACCAGTCGGTTTTGTGTCCGATCACCTTGAGGTGCTCTACGACCTTGATATTGAGGCGATGGCCCATGCCGAGCGGCTCGGTATATCTTTCGGCCGAATCCGCATGCTGAATTCCGATCCTCTCTATATGGAGACGCTCGCCGATTCCATTCGTGAAGCTGCGGCTAAGCTGCCGTCATGA
- a CDS encoding uroporphyrinogen decarboxylase yields MIKNDSFLRAIRREKTDHVPVWYMRQAGRYDPDYRKIKESFSLLEICRQPDLAAEVTLMPIRKLGVDAAILYSDIMNPVASIGIDFDIVAGTGPVIHNPIRSADDVRRLKPIDVEGDLGHVLETIRILDRELTVPLITFAGAPFTIASYLIEGRPSRTYLKTKAMMYSDPDTWFLLMDKLGDMVITYLRAHAANGGKAYQLFDSWVGSLAPHDFRKYVLPTIQRIFAELSDLEQPGIYFPGVSSGELLPELRGLQAEAIGIDWRISIPEARRRLGGGFTVQGNLDPVVLTAPIEVIREHAKAIIDQGIQEPGYVFNLGHGLFPEASLDKLKLLTEYVHEYSAQALATGAVKTETAREELPHV; encoded by the coding sequence ATGATTAAAAACGACTCCTTCCTCCGGGCTATTCGGAGGGAAAAAACCGACCACGTGCCGGTCTGGTATATGAGACAAGCAGGACGATATGACCCGGATTACCGTAAAATCAAGGAATCCTTCAGCCTGCTTGAAATTTGCCGGCAGCCAGATCTGGCGGCCGAAGTGACGCTTATGCCGATTCGCAAGTTGGGCGTGGATGCGGCTATTTTATATTCCGATATTATGAATCCCGTCGCTTCGATAGGGATTGATTTTGATATTGTTGCCGGCACGGGTCCGGTTATCCACAATCCGATCCGCAGCGCGGACGATGTACGGCGTTTAAAACCAATCGATGTCGAAGGTGATCTCGGCCATGTGCTGGAGACGATTCGCATTTTGGACCGGGAGCTGACCGTGCCGCTGATTACGTTTGCCGGGGCTCCATTCACGATTGCAAGCTACTTGATTGAGGGACGGCCATCGCGCACCTATCTGAAAACGAAAGCGATGATGTACAGCGACCCCGATACATGGTTCCTGCTAATGGACAAGCTGGGTGACATGGTCATCACTTATCTCAGAGCGCATGCCGCCAATGGTGGCAAAGCATATCAGCTGTTCGACAGCTGGGTCGGCTCGCTTGCACCGCATGATTTCCGCAAATATGTGCTGCCGACGATTCAGCGCATTTTCGCGGAGCTGTCTGATCTGGAGCAGCCGGGCATCTATTTCCCAGGAGTCAGCTCGGGTGAGCTGTTGCCGGAGCTGCGCGGCCTGCAGGCGGAAGCGATTGGCATCGATTGGCGTATCAGCATTCCAGAGGCTCGCAGACGGCTTGGAGGCGGCTTTACGGTTCAGGGTAATCTTGACCCTGTCGTGCTAACCGCACCGATCGAAGTAATTCGCGAACATGCCAAGGCGATCATTGACCAAGGAATCCAGGAGCCGGGTTATGTGTTCAATCTCGGTCATGGTCTGTTCCCAGAAGCATCGCTCGACAAGCTGAAGCTGCTCACCGAATATGTGCATGAGTATTCGGCGCAAGCTCTAGCGACCGGCGCTGTGAAGACTGAGACAGCAAGAGAGGAGCTTCCCCATGTCTAA
- a CDS encoding PAS domain S-box-containing protein yields MTSPPAINTELASMAFDQSPFGIAFANPQNGTWLGMNAAFGVMLGDSDDPLALQLPLEEVITEPSESLDQLVELLQAQATLHRRISFKHAEGFSLQLRVSMALVITAGEQAIMITALEAGKIVLDPTSEENLNELIINNTRDLISYSTPEGIILYIAPSITEMLGYDTSELLGRNRRFFYHVEEANQMAQSRMFDPENSFVRRIRHKDGRFIWVETYFKVITLSDGQQRVLTFGRDVTALKKYEEMLASVHRIAKIGAWEWDIASNIITFSEDARRMYGYILPSTSAACDELIDSLQLEPVVSEEMKQFLRLGAHNKPEHKFWEYSTRLPDGTNKFFEIQCESKLNHYGEIYQYIGIVRDVTEQHELQQRLQDREQRYKSLFEHSPQAVYSMNLQGEILTANTKIESLTGYTVKELNGMNWSSLVAAQFAEKSLSHFKLACQGAPQSYDLKLRHRSGYEIEVNTANIPIIVDREVVGVYGISMDITDHMRYLEQIEKLSYQYTLILNAVSEGIMGLDSNGRSTFINPAAASMLGLSPTESIGGSYLDYIDQTRSDGTPYRLEESPINQALRDGRSYSNKEAVLWRKDGSSFLAEFHVTPISDRGVHQGAVIVFQDITDEKEIIRAKESAEEADRAKSEFLAVMSHELRTPMNGIIGMADLLADTELDEEQMSYADTIIQCSGSLLRLLNEILDFSKIEAGKMILEKESFSLSSLASDVIELFSITASQKGLNLALQLDEHLPAMVVGDAGRIRQVLVNLVGNAVKFTEQGSVTLSIKQLAREASSCMLELSVRDTGIGIPLDKQDQLFQSFSQLHPALNRKYGGTGLGLAISRKLVELMDGSISVDSAPDQGSTFSIMLNLPYEAASAPPPPREAAFAPEAVQSYSARFSGLHALVVDDNQVNRMLLATLLGKMGCSVDEASNGLEAVEQLDKKRYDIVFMDLQMPVMDGLQASRAIHARIPIQRQPVIVAVTAFVRQADRDKCAAAGMEDFISKPVFASEVTRVLGKLVSGAYDNMAGFND; encoded by the coding sequence ATGACTTCACCACCTGCGATTAATACCGAGCTTGCCTCGATGGCATTCGATCAATCGCCTTTCGGCATTGCTTTTGCCAACCCACAGAATGGAACGTGGCTGGGCATGAACGCCGCCTTCGGCGTCATGCTGGGGGATAGCGACGATCCTCTAGCACTGCAGCTCCCACTAGAAGAAGTCATCACGGAGCCCTCCGAATCGCTAGATCAACTTGTCGAGCTGCTTCAGGCACAGGCAACGCTCCATCGCCGCATCAGCTTTAAACATGCCGAAGGTTTTAGCCTTCAACTGCGCGTTAGCATGGCTCTAGTCATTACAGCCGGAGAACAAGCTATTATGATTACTGCGCTCGAAGCCGGGAAAATTGTGCTTGATCCCACTTCCGAGGAAAACTTGAATGAGCTCATCATCAACAATACGAGAGATCTCATCTCCTATAGCACTCCCGAAGGGATCATTTTATACATAGCGCCTTCCATTACAGAAATGTTAGGTTACGACACTAGTGAATTGCTGGGCCGCAACCGTCGCTTTTTCTACCACGTTGAAGAAGCGAACCAGATGGCGCAAAGCCGGATGTTCGACCCAGAGAATAGCTTTGTCAGGCGAATTAGGCATAAGGACGGCCGCTTTATTTGGGTGGAAACCTACTTCAAGGTGATTACCTTAAGCGATGGACAGCAGCGGGTGCTCACCTTTGGTCGTGATGTGACCGCGCTGAAAAAATACGAGGAAATGCTGGCCTCCGTTCACCGGATCGCAAAAATCGGCGCTTGGGAATGGGATATTGCTTCGAATATCATTACCTTTTCCGAGGATGCCCGGCGAATGTACGGTTATATTCTGCCCTCCACTTCAGCGGCATGCGACGAGCTGATCGATTCCCTCCAGTTGGAACCTGTTGTTTCCGAAGAGATGAAGCAGTTCCTGCGGCTCGGCGCACACAACAAACCTGAACACAAGTTCTGGGAATACAGCACGCGGCTGCCTGACGGGACTAACAAGTTTTTTGAAATACAATGTGAGTCCAAGCTCAATCATTACGGAGAAATTTATCAGTACATCGGTATTGTCCGCGATGTGACCGAGCAGCACGAGCTGCAGCAGCGGCTACAGGATAGAGAGCAGAGGTATAAATCCTTGTTCGAACATAGCCCGCAAGCTGTGTACTCCATGAATTTGCAAGGTGAAATCCTTACTGCCAACACCAAGATCGAAAGTCTGACCGGGTATACCGTCAAGGAACTGAACGGGATGAACTGGAGCTCCCTTGTCGCAGCGCAATTTGCAGAAAAGTCTCTGTCTCATTTCAAACTGGCTTGCCAGGGAGCGCCGCAATCCTATGATCTCAAGCTCCGTCATAGGAGCGGCTACGAGATTGAAGTTAATACAGCTAACATTCCAATTATCGTTGACCGGGAAGTAGTCGGCGTGTATGGAATCAGCATGGACATTACGGATCATATGAGGTATTTGGAACAAATTGAAAAGCTGAGCTACCAGTATACCCTTATCCTTAACGCTGTATCTGAAGGAATCATGGGATTGGACTCCAATGGCCGGTCGACGTTTATCAACCCGGCTGCCGCCTCGATGCTGGGTCTGTCACCGACTGAATCTATCGGTGGCTCTTATCTCGATTATATCGACCAGACTCGTTCCGACGGCACTCCCTATCGGCTGGAGGAGTCGCCTATTAATCAGGCGCTTCGAGACGGACGCTCGTACAGCAATAAAGAGGCTGTGCTTTGGCGCAAAGACGGTTCCAGCTTCCTGGCCGAATTCCACGTTACGCCGATATCGGACAGGGGTGTGCATCAAGGGGCGGTAATCGTTTTCCAGGACATCACGGATGAAAAAGAAATCATTCGCGCCAAAGAATCCGCTGAGGAGGCAGACCGCGCCAAATCGGAATTCCTTGCTGTCATGAGCCATGAGCTGCGCACACCGATGAACGGAATTATTGGCATGGCCGATCTTCTGGCCGATACCGAGCTCGACGAGGAACAGATGAGCTATGCCGACACTATTATCCAGTGCAGCGGGTCCCTGCTGCGCCTGCTCAACGAAATTCTTGATTTCAGCAAAATAGAGGCCGGCAAAATGATCCTGGAAAAGGAGAGCTTCTCCTTGTCCTCCCTTGCTTCCGATGTGATTGAGCTGTTTAGCATTACTGCTTCTCAGAAAGGACTCAATCTGGCGCTTCAGTTGGACGAGCATCTGCCCGCGATGGTTGTCGGAGATGCCGGCCGCATCCGCCAGGTGCTGGTCAATCTCGTCGGCAATGCCGTTAAATTTACCGAACAAGGAAGCGTAACTCTCAGCATAAAACAGCTTGCCCGCGAGGCCTCATCTTGCATGCTGGAGCTGTCTGTGCGCGATACAGGTATCGGGATTCCGCTGGACAAGCAGGATCAGCTGTTCCAGTCCTTTTCCCAGCTGCATCCCGCTCTCAACCGCAAATACGGAGGCACAGGCCTCGGCCTGGCAATAAGCCGTAAACTAGTGGAGCTTATGGACGGCTCCATCAGTGTGGACAGTGCTCCTGATCAGGGCTCGACCTTCAGCATTATGCTGAACCTTCCGTATGAAGCAGCTTCGGCTCCGCCTCCTCCTCGGGAGGCAGCCTTTGCTCCAGAGGCTGTTCAAAGTTATTCCGCCCGGTTCAGCGGACTTCACGCCCTCGTCGTAGACGACAATCAAGTGAACCGGATGCTGCTTGCAACTTTACTTGGCAAGATGGGCTGCAGTGTTGATGAGGCGTCAAACGGTCTGGAAGCCGTTGAACAGCTTGATAAAAAACGATACGATATCGTCTTCATGGACTTGCAGATGCCGGTTATGGACGGTTTACAGGCCAGCCGTGCGATCCATGCCCGTATTCCGATCCAGCGCCAGCCAGTTATCGTAGCGGTCACAGCTTTCGTTCGCCAGGCCGATCGAGATAAATGCGCCGCCGCTGGAATGGAAGATTTCATCAGCAAACCGGTGTTCGCCTCCGAGGTGACGCGGGTGCTCGGCAAGCTGGTTTCTGGTGCATACGATAACATGGCCGGTTTCAACGATTAA
- a CDS encoding Helix-turn-helix, with protein MAYDYSVIGKRIRKAREDKGLTQEALAEQLDVSNAYISKIERGRTPLNLDRLSELCIVLEETPEYLLSGANSSAQDFLRNEIIEMLEGCSPEKIRLISQVIRPIIEYKD; from the coding sequence ATGGCTTACGACTACTCCGTGATCGGAAAAAGAATTCGCAAGGCTCGTGAGGATAAGGGACTGACCCAAGAGGCTTTGGCAGAGCAGCTTGATGTGTCCAATGCTTATATTAGTAAAATTGAGCGAGGCCGTACCCCGCTTAATCTGGATCGGCTTTCCGAGCTCTGCATCGTGCTGGAGGAAACGCCGGAATATTTGCTTAGCGGAGCTAACAGCTCGGCGCAGGATTTTTTGCGCAATGAGATTATTGAGATGCTGGAAGGCTGCTCGCCTGAAAAAATCCGCCTTATCTCCCAAGTTATCCGCCCGATTATCGAATACAAGGACTAA